Proteins co-encoded in one Patescibacteria group bacterium genomic window:
- a CDS encoding type II secretion system F family protein has protein sequence MLYIYTAKTKEGETEAGQSEAANDYELAAFLRKQGLVLISAKLAEIEETTDRFNFKKFVEQFGHISLVEKMMFSRNLAIMIKAGLSLNQALDVLAQQTKSPKFKKIINQVATDIQQGKSFSESLAKHSGVFNDLYVNMVKIGETSGNLNEILRSLAEQMKKDHDLISRVRGAMIYPAVIIAAMIGIGIIMMIVVVPKLTEVFVEMKIELPLSTRVIIGVSNFLQHNLIFSFIFLSVFIFFARLSMRIKSVKKFLHNIILHLPIFGSLSRKINSARFARNFSSLVESGVAIVKSLEITAGTLSNLYFKESLIASAQQVKKGKELSETLSCYTNLYAPMIIQMTSVGEKTGDLAGILNNLADFYEEEIDNITKNLSSIIEPIIMLVVGAAVGFFAVSMIQPMYSMMGSV, from the coding sequence ATGCTTTACATCTACACCGCTAAAACCAAAGAGGGTGAGACCGAGGCGGGTCAATCGGAAGCGGCGAACGATTATGAATTAGCCGCCTTTTTGCGAAAACAAGGGCTTGTTTTGATTTCAGCTAAATTGGCCGAAATTGAAGAAACGACCGACCGATTTAATTTTAAAAAATTTGTTGAACAATTTGGGCACATTTCGTTAGTTGAAAAAATGATGTTCAGCCGAAATCTCGCGATTATGATTAAAGCCGGTCTCTCTCTTAACCAAGCGCTTGATGTTTTGGCGCAACAAACAAAAAGCCCCAAATTTAAAAAAATCATCAACCAAGTCGCGACAGACATTCAGCAAGGAAAATCATTTAGCGAATCGCTCGCGAAACATTCTGGCGTTTTTAACGATTTGTATGTGAATATGGTTAAAATCGGCGAGACAAGCGGGAATCTCAATGAAATTCTTCGAAGCCTCGCTGAACAGATGAAAAAAGACCATGATTTAATTAGCAGGGTTAGGGGAGCGATGATTTATCCCGCGGTCATTATCGCAGCTATGATCGGCATCGGAATTATTATGATGATTGTGGTGGTTCCGAAACTAACGGAGGTCTTCGTTGAAATGAAAATAGAATTGCCGCTCAGCACGCGAGTCATTATCGGCGTGAGCAATTTTTTACAGCACAATCTTATTTTTAGTTTTATTTTTTTATCTGTTTTTATTTTTTTCGCGCGATTATCAATGAGAATTAAATCTGTCAAAAAATTTCTGCACAATATTATCTTGCATCTGCCTATTTTCGGCTCCCTTTCCAGAAAAATTAATTCCGCCAGATTCGCTCGAAATTTCAGCTCTTTGGTTGAAAGCGGAGTGGCGATCGTAAAATCGCTGGAAATAACGGCTGGGACTTTATCTAATTTATACTTCAAAGAATCCCTCATCGCTTCCGCGCAACAAGTAAAAAAGGGGAAAGAATTAAGCGAAACCCTGTCATGCTATACAAACCTTTACGCGCCAATGATTATCCAAATGACTAGCGTCGGCGAGAAAACAGGCGATTTGGCGGGTATTTTAAATAATTTAGCCGATTTTTACGAGGAAGAAATAGATAATATTACAAAAAATCTCTCCTCAATCATTGAGCCAATTATTATGTTAGTTGTCGGAGCCGCTGTCGGTTTCTTCGCCGTTTCGATGATCCAGCCGATGTACTCAATGATGGGAAGCGTATGA
- the rsmA gene encoding ribosomal RNA small subunit methyltransferase A has translation MKTKNNIKKLLKQYNIRPNKVLGQNFLVDEGVVDQMVKAAEISSEDIVLEVGPGLGALTRKIAQKAKKVIAVEKDKKVAEILKENLGDLDNVEIIVGDILKIMGAAPAAGAAPIISAPYKIVANIPYYLTSFLIRKLLESENPPRTIIFLMQREVARRICASQGKMTLLSVSVQIYSRPELLYDVPKQSFWPKPKVDSAVVKISDIRKPKDIDMKKFFRLVKAGFSRPRKQLANNLSEKLKINKEEIKKALIELGLDVQIRAERLTIEDWIGLLHINF, from the coding sequence ATGAAAACTAAAAATAATATTAAAAAACTCCTCAAACAATACAACATCCGTCCCAACAAAGTCCTGGGGCAGAATTTTTTGGTTGACGAAGGAGTGGTTGACCAGATGGTTAAGGCGGCCGAAATTTCTTCGGAGGATATTGTTCTGGAGGTCGGACCTGGCTTAGGCGCCTTGACGAGGAAAATAGCCCAAAAAGCGAAAAAAGTAATCGCCGTGGAAAAAGATAAAAAAGTCGCCGAGATACTAAAAGAAAATTTGGGCGATTTGGATAATGTAGAAATTATAGTTGGTGATATTTTGAAGATAATGGGGGCTGCCCCCGCCGCGGGGGCAGCCCCCATTATCTCCGCGCCCTACAAAATTGTCGCTAATATTCCATATTATTTAACTTCTTTTCTTATTAGAAAATTGCTGGAATCGGAAAATCCTCCGCGAACAATTATTTTCTTAATGCAAAGAGAAGTCGCGCGGAGAATATGCGCCTCACAAGGTAAAATGACCCTGCTCTCGGTCTCCGTTCAAATATATAGCCGTCCTGAACTTCTTTATGATGTTCCAAAACAATCGTTTTGGCCCAAACCAAAAGTTGATTCGGCTGTTGTCAAAATTAGCGATATCCGCAAGCCAAAAGATATTGATATGAAAAAATTTTTCCGCTTAGTTAAAGCGGGATTTTCCAGACCGCGCAAGCAGTTGGCGAATAATTTATCGGAAAAGCTAAAAATTAATAAAGAGGAAATAAAAAAAGCCCTGATTGAACTTGGTTTAGATGTTCAAATCAGGGCCGAAAGGTTAACGATTGAAGATTGGATTGGATTATTACATATAAATTTTTAA
- a CDS encoding type II secretion system GspH family protein, whose protein sequence is MNNKKGFTLIELIIYVAVLGIVVSLLTLFVFNLINVQAKIRISREVLENSQRSMEIMLWEIRRAQDVYSSTSFFDSHPGQLSLKTTENAPFGEEITYLDFYLDENNRICLKREGVEAEALTAENIKINNLSFSRLTTSGGESIRIELSAAYNSPSGKIAYQATTTLVSSANLRND, encoded by the coding sequence ATGAACAACAAAAAAGGATTTACTTTAATTGAACTGATTATTTATGTGGCCGTTTTAGGTATTGTGGTTAGTTTGCTGACTTTATTTGTTTTTAATTTAATTAATGTCCAAGCGAAAATTAGAATTAGCAGAGAAGTTTTGGAAAATAGCCAACGATCTATGGAAATAATGCTTTGGGAGATTAGACGCGCTCAAGATGTATACTCATCAACCAGTTTTTTTGACAGCCATCCAGGCCAACTCTCTTTGAAAACGACTGAAAACGCTCCTTTTGGCGAAGAAATAACTTATCTTGATTTTTATTTAGACGAAAACAATCGGATTTGCTTAAAAAGAGAAGGTGTTGAAGCAGAAGCACTCACCGCGGAAAATATTAAAATAAATAATTTATCGTTTAGCCGTTTAACAACCAGCGGAGGCGAATCGATTAGAATCGAACTATCAGCCGCCTATAACAGCCCAAGTGGAAAAATCGCTTACCAAGCGACAACCACATTGGTTTCTTCAGCCAATTTACGCAATGACTAA
- a CDS encoding UvrD-helicase domain-containing protein, with protein sequence MLISPADQEAAAAPRIGGKLSKLAMDILSSLNPKQREAAAATRGPVLVIAGPGSGKTRCLTHRIVYLIQKGIYPENILAVTFTNKAAEEMRDRVRKLLDDWGQSPRKGTVPEPTIGTFHSICLRILRRDIGKLSLDGKEGYKNNFVIYDTTDQLSLIKKAIKDLEISPDQFKPASVQAAISRAKDELIDANSYAEQAREYFPKTVAKIYLAYQAALKKSNALDFDDLIMLTEKLLRENPSVLEKYQNKWQYLSVDEAHDTNFSQYALIKMLAEKHKNLWFIADTDQSIYSWRGADFRNILNFEKNYPEAKLVLLEENYRSTKNILEASHHIIAKNTQRKEKKLWTRNPEGALINIIQTNNETEEGDFLIEEIVGLMSAEGLNLNDFAVLYRTNAQSRAIEEAFLKAGLPYKIVGSVRFYERKEVKDILAYLKIISNPDDLAGLKRVINTPPRGIGKITVQKEISDRASMVFESKNAKIKNFAQLINELKDASQKEPLTELIKIIINKTEYENYVRKISPTTEEGERRWENIQELLTIAGKYDSLEKEKGLEQFLEEIILLTGADELSREKGIINLMTLHCAKGLEFPVVFIVGCEEGIFPHSRSLLATEQIEEERRLCYVGITRAKQKAYLTFAARRCLYGQTMANPPSRFISNIPEELVEYRYEN encoded by the coding sequence ATGTTAATTTCACCAGCGGACCAGGAGGCAGCCGCCGCGCCGAGAATTGGCGGGAAGTTGAGTAAATTAGCAATGGATATTTTATCATCTCTCAATCCAAAACAGAGGGAGGCGGCCGCCGCGACAAGGGGGCCGGTTTTAGTTATCGCGGGTCCTGGTTCGGGTAAAACAAGATGCCTGACTCATCGCATTGTTTATTTAATTCAAAAAGGAATTTACCCAGAAAATATATTAGCCGTTACTTTTACCAACAAGGCCGCCGAAGAAATGAGGGATCGGGTAAGGAAATTACTTGACGACTGGGGACAGTCCCCAAGAAAGGGGACTGTCCCCGAACCCACTATCGGCACTTTTCATTCTATTTGTTTAAGAATTTTGAGACGAGACATCGGCAAACTTTCTCTTGACGGTAAAGAGGGATACAAAAATAATTTTGTTATTTATGACACGACCGATCAACTTTCTTTAATTAAAAAAGCAATTAAGGACTTGGAAATTAGCCCTGACCAATTCAAACCCGCCTCCGTTCAAGCGGCGATTTCGCGCGCCAAAGATGAATTAATAGACGCCAACTCTTACGCGGAACAAGCGCGAGAATATTTTCCAAAAACCGTCGCTAAAATATATTTAGCGTATCAAGCGGCGCTCAAAAAATCCAACGCCCTTGATTTTGACGACTTAATTATGCTGACCGAAAAACTCTTGAGAGAAAACCCATCGGTTTTGGAAAAATACCAAAACAAATGGCAGTATCTTTCGGTTGACGAGGCGCATGACACGAATTTTAGCCAATACGCGCTCATAAAAATGCTTGCCGAAAAGCACAAAAATCTTTGGTTTATCGCCGACACTGACCAAAGTATTTATAGTTGGCGCGGAGCTGATTTTAGAAATATTCTTAATTTTGAAAAGAATTATCCTGAAGCAAAATTGGTCTTGCTTGAAGAAAATTATCGTTCAACTAAAAATATTTTAGAAGCGAGCCATCACATTATTGCCAAAAACACTCAACGCAAAGAAAAAAAACTTTGGACCAGAAATCCAGAAGGCGCGCTCATTAATATCATTCAAACAAATAACGAAACAGAAGAAGGCGATTTTTTAATTGAGGAAATAGTGGGATTGATGAGCGCGGAAGGGCTTAATTTAAACGACTTTGCTGTCCTTTACAGAACCAACGCCCAATCACGCGCGATTGAAGAGGCATTTCTTAAGGCGGGCTTACCTTATAAAATTGTTGGCTCTGTCAGGTTTTACGAAAGAAAAGAGGTTAAAGACATTTTGGCTTACTTGAAAATAATCTCCAACCCAGATGACTTGGCTGGATTGAAAAGAGTTATCAATACTCCGCCGCGAGGCATCGGCAAAATTACCGTCCAAAAGGAAATTTCCGATAGAGCGAGCATGGTTTTTGAAAGCAAAAACGCCAAAATTAAAAATTTCGCTCAACTAATCAACGAACTCAAAGACGCGAGCCAAAAAGAACCGCTGACAGAATTGATTAAAATAATTATTAACAAGACCGAATACGAAAATTATGTCAGAAAGATTTCGCCGACAACGGAAGAAGGGGAGAGACGATGGGAAAATATTCAAGAACTCCTTACGATTGCTGGCAAATATGATTCGCTTGAAAAAGAAAAAGGACTAGAACAATTTTTAGAAGAAATTATTTTGCTCACTGGGGCGGATGAACTCTCGCGAGAGAAGGGAATAATCAATTTAATGACCCTCCATTGCGCTAAAGGATTGGAATTTCCCGTTGTTTTTATTGTCGGCTGCGAAGAAGGAATTTTTCCCCATTCAAGAAGTTTGCTGGCGACCGAACAAATAGAAGAAGAAAGGCGGCTCTGCTATGTCGGAATTACCCGAGCCAAACAAAAGGCGTATCTAACCTTCGCCGCGCGCCGATGCCTCTATGGACAAACGATGGCGAACCCGCCCTCGCGATTTATTTCCAACATTCCGGAAGAATTGGTAGAATATAGATATGAAAACTAA
- a CDS encoding prepilin-type N-terminal cleavage/methylation domain-containing protein, with amino-acid sequence MIKKNKNYFVDNSGFSLVEVLVVLGIAGILIGMAVVGFRLFERKTELQNHSQNILTILELARTKTLASEDASQYGIHFEQDKYILFKGDVYQEEAGDNKVYQLPSRLEIYNIDLTGAASSTVFQRISGTTQQGGVVELRIISQPDENKTINIHPSGQVELGTILDACCIANRLTDTRHIHSELIWSIQGASVLSLYFPDTPEKTVNIAMADYFNLDQTEFDWSGSIDVNGENQELRIHTHFLDAFETTLCVHRAQDTNNKPLQVLMDGKDIISYTAEGEISVGVYGGTIKAQ; translated from the coding sequence ATGATTAAAAAAAATAAAAATTATTTTGTAGATAATAGTGGTTTTTCGCTGGTTGAAGTTTTGGTTGTTTTGGGGATTGCGGGGATTTTGATTGGCATGGCTGTTGTTGGGTTTCGTCTTTTTGAGAGAAAGACAGAATTGCAAAACCATAGCCAAAATATTTTAACTATTCTTGAGCTTGCTAGAACTAAGACCTTGGCTTCGGAGGACGCTTCTCAATATGGAATACATTTTGAACAGGATAAATATATTTTATTCAAAGGAGATGTCTATCAAGAAGAAGCGGGTGATAATAAGGTCTATCAATTACCATCTCGTTTAGAAATCTATAATATTGATTTGACTGGCGCGGCAAGCAGCACTGTCTTTCAACGAATCAGCGGAACCACTCAACAAGGCGGCGTTGTTGAATTAAGAATTATTTCCCAACCAGACGAAAATAAAACCATCAATATTCACCCTTCTGGACAAGTTGAATTAGGAACAATTCTTGACGCTTGCTGTATCGCTAATAGATTAACTGATACTAGACACATTCATTCAGAATTAATTTGGAGCATCCAGGGCGCCTCTGTTTTGTCGTTGTATTTCCCGGATACACCAGAAAAAACAGTTAATATCGCTATGGCTGACTATTTTAATTTAGACCAGACAGAATTTGACTGGTCGGGATCAATTGATGTTAATGGAGAAAATCAAGAATTGCGCATTCACACGCATTTTTTAGACGCGTTTGAGACGACACTCTGCGTTCACCGCGCTCAAGATACAAATAACAAGCCCTTGCAAGTTCTCATGGACGGTAAAGACATCATTTCCTATACAGCCGAAGGAGAAATTTCTGTCGGCGTCTACGGAGGAACTATTAAAGCGCAATGA
- a CDS encoding thrombospondin type 3 repeat-containing protein, with translation MNQFKRKFYIIAVVLTLLAGISVGGYLVLKSKSSRANFLEQLITQNLSAESMTNDPDHDGLDDWEEKIHKTDPRNPDTDGDGYSDGEEVASGYDPLKKAPDDKLASADKSDSKKMERPDPGNLSQMLTYLIGKQMSNDSFGLPNIQDLALLEKTVEEAADENVAKALRKSSANFLSEFIPSYQKEGFEFQTTKENNLDAIRNYAGRLQDRTKDIVKCPIVSIGDDADIIQKFIETNNFEGADCLAESYLQSYQAILNEPIPLDWVDIHKKTLSVFWSMSKVYQHIPEHEKDPLKGILILKKFEETAKNLRSLIEEIVVDLESRQK, from the coding sequence ATGAACCAGTTTAAAAGAAAGTTTTATATCATTGCGGTCGTTTTGACATTGCTAGCGGGCATATCCGTCGGCGGATATTTGGTTTTGAAAAGCAAATCAAGCCGGGCTAATTTTCTTGAACAACTTATCACCCAAAATTTAAGCGCTGAAAGCATGACTAATGACCCAGACCATGACGGGTTAGATGACTGGGAAGAAAAAATTCATAAAACAGACCCTCGCAATCCAGATACGGATGGAGACGGTTATTCGGACGGAGAAGAAGTTGCCTCCGGATACGACCCACTCAAAAAAGCGCCTGATGATAAATTAGCGAGCGCGGATAAAAGCGACAGCAAAAAAATGGAAAGACCAGACCCTGGAAATTTAAGCCAAATGTTGACTTATCTTATAGGCAAACAAATGAGCAATGATTCTTTTGGTTTGCCCAATATTCAAGATCTCGCTTTGTTAGAAAAAACAGTTGAAGAAGCGGCAGATGAAAATGTCGCTAAAGCCCTACGAAAATCCTCCGCTAATTTTTTATCAGAGTTTATCCCTTCTTACCAAAAGGAAGGTTTTGAATTCCAAACCACAAAAGAGAATAATTTAGACGCTATTCGCAATTATGCCGGACGACTTCAAGACAGGACAAAAGATATCGTGAAATGCCCAATAGTAAGCATTGGGGACGATGCCGATATTATTCAAAAATTTATTGAAACAAATAATTTTGAGGGAGCTGATTGCTTGGCGGAAAGTTATTTACAATCATACCAAGCAATATTAAACGAGCCAATTCCTTTGGACTGGGTTGATATTCACAAAAAGACGCTTTCTGTTTTTTGGTCAATGTCTAAAGTTTATCAGCATATTCCTGAACATGAAAAAGACCCTCTTAAGGGAATACTTATTTTGAAAAAATTTGAAGAAACTGCTAAAAACTTACGCAGTTTGATTGAGGAGATAGTGGTAGATTTAGAAAGTCGTCAAAAATGA
- the tadA gene encoding Flp pilus assembly complex ATPase component TadA translates to MHVEDSQLKAFILDAGLIAKENLKEAEKKAKETKEQLAHFLVKEKLITQEQLIRLEAYILGIPFVNLEKETIPDEILQIIPEPIARRHNIIAFRKKGRELEVAMLNPEDIQTIEFIKKKSDLKILPRLTNPISIKNALAQYQKTLKAEFSDLIKKEAEIAILPEKGKEESHKDLKEAAEQMPIIKIVETLLKHAILQQASDIHIEPLEKEVIVRYRIDGILHDAMTLPKNITSGVVARIKVLSNLKLDEHRLPQDGRFKIETKDYKISFRVSILPVYDGEKIVLRLLPEDAKGLTLEKLGLRGEALEKVHQSVKKPNGLILVTGPTGCGKTTALYTIMDILNEPGVNISSVEDPIEYRMPRINQTQVMPQIGLSFANGLRALVRQDPDIILVGEIRDEETAGLAINAALTGHLVLSTLHTNSAAGSFPRLIDMGAEPFLIASTTNIIIAKRLVRRLIPETKKKYTLSQDEIKSLEKEFDMSKILKVLKKEKIIKPNYDWTDIEFYRPGKTEKNDEGYKGRVGIFEVLEVSEAIKDLIVKEADADNIQEQAQKEGMLTMLEDGMIKAAQGLTSIEEILRVTKE, encoded by the coding sequence ATGCATGTTGAAGATTCGCAATTAAAGGCCTTTATTCTTGACGCAGGATTGATCGCTAAAGAAAATTTAAAGGAGGCCGAAAAAAAAGCAAAAGAAACCAAAGAACAATTGGCCCATTTTTTGGTTAAAGAAAAATTAATCACCCAAGAACAATTAATTAGATTAGAAGCGTACATTTTGGGAATTCCTTTCGTCAATTTAGAAAAAGAGACCATCCCTGATGAAATTCTTCAAATCATCCCCGAACCTATTGCGCGGAGACATAACATTATCGCTTTTAGAAAGAAAGGCAGAGAATTGGAGGTAGCGATGCTAAATCCGGAGGATATTCAAACAATTGAATTTATTAAGAAAAAATCCGACCTTAAAATTCTACCGCGGCTAACTAATCCTATTAGTATCAAGAACGCTCTCGCGCAATACCAAAAAACGCTCAAAGCGGAGTTTAGCGATTTAATTAAAAAAGAGGCCGAAATAGCCATCTTGCCTGAAAAAGGGAAAGAAGAAAGCCACAAAGACCTTAAGGAAGCAGCTGAACAAATGCCGATTATTAAAATTGTCGAGACCCTTTTAAAGCATGCTATTTTACAGCAGGCCTCGGATATTCACATAGAACCACTTGAAAAAGAAGTTATTGTCCGCTATCGAATTGACGGCATCTTACATGACGCAATGACTCTTCCTAAAAACATTACTTCTGGCGTTGTCGCCCGCATCAAAGTTTTGTCAAATCTAAAATTAGACGAACATCGCCTACCTCAAGATGGTCGCTTCAAAATTGAAACCAAGGATTACAAAATATCTTTTAGGGTCTCAATTCTGCCCGTTTATGACGGCGAAAAAATTGTCTTGCGGTTGTTGCCCGAAGACGCCAAGGGTCTGACTTTGGAAAAATTAGGGTTGAGAGGCGAAGCATTGGAAAAGGTTCACCAGAGCGTTAAAAAACCAAATGGATTAATTTTAGTTACCGGACCAACTGGTTGCGGCAAGACAACCGCCCTTTACACAATTATGGATATTCTTAACGAACCAGGCGTTAATATCTCAAGTGTAGAAGACCCAATTGAATATCGCATGCCAAGAATCAACCAAACGCAGGTCATGCCCCAAATCGGTCTTTCGTTCGCCAATGGATTGCGCGCTTTAGTTCGCCAGGACCCAGACATTATTTTAGTCGGGGAAATTAGAGACGAAGAAACGGCAGGTCTCGCGATTAACGCCGCTTTGACCGGCCACTTAGTTCTTTCCACGCTGCACACCAACAGCGCCGCCGGCTCTTTCCCGCGCCTGATTGATATGGGCGCCGAGCCGTTTTTAATCGCTTCAACGACAAATATTATTATCGCCAAACGGCTAGTTCGCCGCCTTATTCCCGAAACCAAGAAAAAATACACCCTAAGCCAAGATGAAATTAAAAGTTTAGAAAAAGAATTTGATATGAGCAAAATTCTTAAGGTTCTAAAAAAAGAAAAAATTATCAAGCCGAATTATGACTGGACGGACATAGAATTTTATCGTCCAGGCAAGACGGAAAAAAACGACGAGGGATACAAAGGAAGAGTCGGTATTTTTGAAGTTCTTGAAGTGAGCGAAGCGATTAAGGACTTAATCGTAAAAGAAGCCGACGCGGATAATATTCAAGAACAAGCCCAAAAAGAGGGAATGCTCACGATGCTTGAAGACGGAATGATTAAGGCAGCGCAGGGTCTAACTTCTATTGAGGAAATTCTAAGAGTAACGAAAGAATAG
- a CDS encoding conjugal transfer protein TraX, which translates to MSSFSLKIIAVITMVADHVGFLFFPHILWLRIIGRISLPIFAFLIGEGYEKTSNVKKYFFRLAIFALISFVPHYFLFKVGSAPYSGGFNIFFTLTAGLLGLIALNRYSTFTGITALIGIATVAELLRFDYGAYGVLLICALRGFRRHKIRDIAFVVILIAISVSFKIPPGTNSLQYFSLFALLPIFFYNGAHGMRFPRMWFYWFYPAHILILIFLKIYM; encoded by the coding sequence ATGTCATCTTTTTCCCTTAAAATTATCGCCGTAATTACTATGGTCGCGGACCATGTCGGTTTTTTGTTCTTTCCTCATATATTATGGCTAAGAATTATAGGAAGAATTTCATTGCCAATTTTTGCGTTTCTTATAGGCGAAGGCTATGAAAAAACGAGCAATGTAAAAAAATATTTTTTTCGTCTTGCAATATTTGCCCTTATCTCTTTTGTGCCGCATTATTTCCTTTTTAAGGTCGGCAGCGCTCCGTACTCAGGAGGATTTAATATATTTTTTACGCTTACCGCTGGATTATTAGGACTAATTGCATTAAATCGATACTCTACTTTTACGGGCATAACCGCGCTAATTGGGATAGCAACAGTTGCAGAGTTGCTGCGGTTTGATTACGGAGCATACGGAGTGCTCCTTATCTGCGCTTTGCGCGGGTTTAGACGCCACAAGATTAGAGATATTGCTTTTGTTGTTATTTTAATCGCGATTTCAGTCTCATTCAAAATTCCACCTGGAACAAATTCACTGCAATATTTTTCTCTATTTGCTTTACTCCCTATTTTTTTCTACAACGGCGCTCACGGTATGCGTTTTCCCCGCATGTGGTTTTACTGGTTCTATCCGGCGCACATTCTAATTCTTATATTCTTAAAAATTTATATGTAA
- a CDS encoding SH3 domain-containing protein yields MDRLIKRFSFLVFLALLPLVITGCAETLLATSLGVAAWQGHRIETDADAEDVAKVDIDQTETAAMAVAEEMGITISGREQEKIGEVLLIGSSPRHEKVHIILSSFSNKMTKVQARARKSKIGIPFTRNKDYTYAEEIVKAIKEKCRGGTIANKGDSDVVDAVTGATIQISNIREGPGANYKIVAVAPKGAELIFLNEEGNWLKVKLVKTGRIGYIYNTLVRPNGI; encoded by the coding sequence ATGGATAGATTAATAAAAAGATTTTCGTTTTTAGTTTTTTTGGCGCTTTTGCCTTTAGTAATAACGGGCTGCGCTGAAACACTTCTTGCCACCAGTTTGGGAGTAGCCGCGTGGCAAGGACATCGGATAGAAACTGATGCTGACGCGGAAGATGTGGCTAAAGTCGACATAGATCAGACCGAAACGGCGGCGATGGCGGTTGCTGAAGAAATGGGAATTACCATATCAGGAAGAGAACAGGAAAAAATAGGAGAAGTTTTGCTTATCGGAAGTTCGCCTCGTCATGAGAAAGTTCATATTATCCTTTCGTCGTTTTCTAATAAAATGACGAAAGTTCAAGCCAGGGCGAGAAAAAGCAAAATAGGTATCCCTTTTACTCGTAACAAGGACTATACTTACGCGGAAGAAATCGTTAAAGCGATTAAGGAAAAATGTCGCGGTGGAACAATCGCTAATAAAGGCGATTCTGATGTTGTTGACGCAGTCACAGGGGCGACAATTCAAATCAGCAATATCCGCGAAGGACCGGGCGCGAATTACAAAATTGTCGCGGTCGCGCCGAAGGGCGCCGAGTTAATTTTCCTCAATGAAGAGGGAAATTGGCTAAAAGTTAAATTAGTAAAAACTGGACGAATCGGGTATATTTACAATACTCTTGTTCGTCCAAACGGGATTTAA